ACGACGGCGGCGGGGATACTCATGGCCTGATCGACGGCGGGGTCTATGGTCACCTGGCCACTAGGCGGCACGGTGAGGGCGTATAGCGCTTTTCGCTGGTCTAGATCCTCTAGTCGCACATAATCACCGGTTACTGCGTGAGTGGCTGGCCACAAAATAGCGCCCGTTGAGTGTGCGATGTCTTGCAGTAGTGCCCATGGCTCGCGCCGGTCTACGTCTAGCGGGGCTAGCGTGAGCGCGCCGGGCGCTGGATCGACTATCGCCGTAATATCGAGGCCGGCCTCGCTGATGATCCGTTCGATACGCTCACGCGCTGTTTCGCGTGGCCACGGCTTGCTGCCAATGCGTATATTCGCCATTTCAGCGGGGAATTCGGCGGCGGTGATAGTGGCTATCGGGCGCTGCAAGCGCGCGTCATACGTCACGGGAATGTCAGTAATTCTGCCAGTGAACACTGTCGCCGTATAGATGGGCGTGTCTGTGCGCGTGAGGCGCGCCGCGCTGATCGTGATGCGCGTATAGTCCTGCCAGCGCTGCTCGTAGGCCGGCCAGCGGCGCTGCATGGTACGCCATAGCGGGGCGATGGGATCGAAAATGACGGCCAGTCCTACCCACACGCCGGGGCGGGGTGTGAAGTCCTGCTGATAGGTGCCTGAGCGGGTCACTGTGATGATGGGGTCGCCTATTTCGGCGGCGCTTGCCCAAGGCGCGGTGAAGTACACGGGTGCCACGCTTGCGCGCGCCTGATCGGGAATAGTGAGCGTGACGGCGGCGTGTAGCACAGTGCCTGCAGCGGCTTTGGGAATGCTGTCCCACGCGGCGGGGCTGTGTCCGTCCTGAGCGAAAACGGCGGGCGGGTAAATGCGGGTGACGCGGCGGGCGGGGCTGCCAGCGGTGAGCGTTTCCGGGCGCGCTGTGATAACGGTCGTGGTCTGAGCGGGCGCGGTGTATGAGGCGGTCACGCTGACGGGCATACCCGCCTGCAGATCCTCTAGCGCGCGCGGCGCGCCGGTGCCGTCTGGTAAGGCCAGTACTGCGTGCATGGTCGCCGGCTCTGGCTGGTCAAGCCGGCTCCTGCGTCCCCACTGCACGCTGAGGCCTGCCAGCGCTGTCACGGTGTGCGCGGCAAGGCTGGCTGCACTATCGGCCACGCGCTGACCATTGATTGCTAGCTCACATGTGATCTGGAGTGTCATGCTGCACCGCCTAGCTTGATGGTGCCCATGCGGTACTGCTGCTCTCTCAGTATGTCGCTAATCTGACGGGCAACACTGAGCGGGTCTAAAGCGCCGTTCACGGTGATGTTGATGATGGGCGCGGCCTGCTGGCCTTGCGCGGGCGCGCCGGTGATGCTCATGGGCTGGGCGGCGGGTATGCTCATCAGATTTTCGGCGCTGCGTGTGACGGCGGCGCGCGTTGAATCAAGCCCTTTGACCAAGCCTAGGCCGGTGAACCTGCCTATCTCGGTAAACACTTTCGACGGGCTAGCGATGCCAAGAAAGCCTTTCACCTTATCTACTGCACTACTGGCTATGCTGGTGACTGAATCCCACACGCGCCCGGCCATGCCGGTAATACCGTTGATAAAGCCTTGAATCAGATCACGGCCTGCAGAATATAGCCTGCTGCCGATGCCGGCCAGCGCGCCTACCGCCTTACCGGGCAGCTCACGCACAAAGCCAACGGCACGGCTGACACCGCTGCTGATAGCGCCGGTGATCCAATTCCACGCGCCTACTACTAGGTTACAGATCGCGTTCCACGCGTTGCCGAAGATTGATTGAATTAGCGTGAGCGCGCCTGTAATGATCCCCTTGACCATGTTGAGTGCGTACCCTATTGCGCCTTGAATGGCTTGCCACGCGCCGGCCACGATGCTTTTAATACCGTCCCACGCGCCCTGCCAGTCGCCGGTGATCACGCTGGTGACCACCTGAATAATGCCCTTAATGACGTTCAGCGCACCACTAATGACCTGCCAGATTGCCTGCAGTGCGCCTGACACGGTATTGAACACTGTCGCGAAAACTGGCTGCAGTGCTTGGGCGATACTCTGAATCATCGGCCAGACCTGCTGCCCAAAGCTCACGAAAGCGTCGAAAATTCCTTTGACTGCTTCTTTTCCTCTTTGCAGCGCGGGGCTATCGAAAGCGGCGGCAAACTTGGAGCCATCAAAACTCTGGATAAGCTCAACGATCTTTCCTAGAGCCTCGCCTACCGTGCTAAACACCGCGCTGCCTAGCGGCTCTAACGCCAGCTTTGTGTTGTTCTTGAGTAGATCCCAATATTCGGCGGCGTCCATGGTCTCTTTTCCTAGATCCATGATGCTATCGCCTGAGCCTTGCGCAATAGCGCTGAGATCGTCCATGTTCAGCGCGCCCTGCTTAATGGCTTGAACGAACTGAGGCGCGCCGCGCGTGCCGAACAGCTTACCGGCAAGGTCTAGCGCGCCGGCCTCATCGCCCTTGTCGATCATTCCGCTGATTTCGCCTGTCACACGGTTAAACGCGTCTGCTGGTGCTTCACCGCTCTTAGCTAGCTCAACTAGGCCTTTACTCATAGAGTTGAGCGTCTTGCCTGTGTCTAGGCCGGCCTTGTCTAGCGCGCCGGCCAGCGCTGCTGACTGGTCAAAGCTCAAGCCCAATCCCTGCAAGGCGGGCGCGGCCTTGCTGACCTTATCGCTAAGATCATTCATGCCGATGCCGGTAGACTGCGACACTCTAAAAAGGGTGTCCATCGCTGCTGTAGTGTCGGTGCCCTCAATGTTGAAAGCGTTGAAAGCGCCGGTCACGCGGCTAATGTCGATGTCCTCGCCTAACATGCGCCCGGCCTCTAACACCTGCCCTGCTAACTGCTGTAGCGTTTCGCCGGCTAATCCGGTGCGCGTGTTCAGATCAGCTACAACGGTGCCGATCTTGTCAAGGTCGGCTGGCACCTGCGCGCCTACCGCTTTAGCATCGTCGATCAGTCCGTCTAGCGCGTTGCCGGTGGCTCCCGTGCCTACCCGGATTGTGTCGCTCATTTCGTCGAACTGTGAGCCTATGTCGTATAGGCCTTTAACGGCTGCTGCTGCAAGGGCGGGCACTGCTGCCACTGCTGCAACCATGCCGGCCTGCACCAAGGGGGCGGCGGCTCCGAACTTGCTCGAAAACTTCCCTATTGCGCGCTCTGCTCCGCTCATAGCCTTTTGGGCGGGCTTGGAATCACCAAGGATCTTTATTTTCATGATCGCTGGGCTGCCCATGATCGCGCTCCTAATAGGCTTGGTCTTCTTGCAGTAGATCTAGTGCTTGCTCAAGCACTGTTGGGTGGTCTAGCCAGTCGCCGGGCGCTGTGCCGGTGCGTATGCACAGGGCGGCTAGTGCGCGGCTGGCTGGGTACTGGTCATTCTCGAAACGGCGCGGCCTCGTCCTCGCTGTCTGTGGTCAGTTCGTCTACCCCGTCTAGCCATTCTGTAAACGCGGCCTGTGTGTCGCCGGCTCTGCGTGCTTCGGTGTACGCGGCGAACGCCGTCCCGGTGTACTGTGCATCTGTGAGGCTCTTTCCGCGCGCTGCGAGATATTCCTCTGCTTTCACAATGGCTGCTGGCCTGAGCGGGTAAGTGTGCTCACCGTCCGGGGTGGTCACGTGGATCATTGAAACGGCCATTACTGTTGCTCCTATTCGTCTAACACTTTCTTGATGTATGTCTCATATTTGCTTAATATTTGCGGTTCCATCTCGTGCGCGGTCTCGAAAATGAACGCGCGGCGCGGGATAGGCGCGGGGAACGGGCGGCGACCTGATGGGGTCTCGTCAGTCGCGATGTTTGGCCACCATGATCTGCCCCAATGGATCGCGTGAGCGTAGGGGACGCGCTTAGACCCCATGGATACTGTCGCCTTGGTTTTCGTGCCTGAGCCTCTCACTGAGCGCCTGAGCCAGCCTTTAGCGCCTACTGGCGCCTTAGCGCGGCTCGCTGCTGCGATTTCCTTAGCGATTTCACGGTGAATATCTCTCAGCTCGTGCAGATCGTCGCCGGCCTTGCGTAGCTTGCGGCGCGCGGCTGTTGCGCCCTCGATTTGAAAGACGCTCGTCCCTCGCTTCTTGGTCATGGCTAGTGACTATCAGCTGTGATAGCTCCCTTGACGGTAAATTTCGCCTTACCAACCACTGGGAACTCATAAGACGCGCTATTGGTCTTGGCCACGTCGCCGCCAACGTCTACCGGCGTAATCATGCACTCACCTGAGATTTGAAGCGCGCCGGCCTTGTTCGGCACAAACTCGAACTGAGCGATTTCGCCTGCGTGCTCGTGGCACCATACAAGCAATGAATTAGTGCCGTAGTCCTGCAGTAGCTCGCCACTGATCTTGCCTGAAAGCTTGCCTGGCTCCTGATACTGTTCACCGTTCAACACGTCGGTGGGGTCTTCTACCTTGTATTCGGGTGAATACAAGGTCTTAGTTGATTGTCCTGAAAAACTCATCTTGGCTTCATTGAGCGTAAACTCAAGTGAGCCGTCGCCAAGTTTCATTGCTTGTACTGCCATTGTGTCTGCTCCTTATAGCGTGTAGGTGACTGTGTAGGTGATCCGGTAAGCGATATAGCTACGGGCGGGCGCTTGCATCATTTCGGCGCGCGCCGTATCAAAGCCGATAGCGGCCAGCGCCTCTAAAGCCGTGTCAAAGAATCGGCGCGCCTGACCGGTGTCAGTGCCGGGCACTGCAAGCCAGATAGTGAACTCGAGGGCGGCCTGACTGTATCCCTCTAGGGATATGTCTGGGTCTGTGAGGATCGCTACCGGCTCGGCTGCTGCTAACGCTTTGAGCGCGCGGGGCGGGTCGGTGTAGACCTCGCACGTGCCGGCCAGTAGCTGCTGCAGTGTGGCCTGCTGGTCTGTGATTGCCTGTGTGATCATGCGATCCCTACCCCTAGATAGGGGGCGAGGATCGGTCGCGCCGGGGTGAGCGGGTCAAGGGCGGGGCGGATCTGCAGCGGCATAGCCGTACCGTCTGAAAAATTCGTGATGTCGCGGCGCGCTGTGCGCCTCTGATACAGATTTGCGGCCACTTCCAGTTGCGCGGCATCACGGGCGGCCTGAGGCACCTCGCGCCGGCGTACAAGACGGCTGACCATGCTTTCAGCTTGTGCCGTGCATAGTTCTAAGAACGCCTGATCACTCGCGGGCGCGGCCACGTACTGCTGCAGATCCTGCCACGTTGTCATGACTACTACTCTCCTAGCTTGATGGCCTTGATCAGATCCGGGTGTGCGCTGTACATCGCGGCGTATCCGTACACGGCAAACTGCTTGGTGAGCGTGGTAATGTCCTCGTCCTCTAGCCTGAGCGGTGCGCCTGAGCTTTCCGCCGTGGTCATTGCCTCTTTGGAATATGCGGCCATGTGTGCGCCATGCCAGTTCGGCACGCGCTTCACGGTGACGGGTCCAATGTCGGCACTGCCAACGGCTCCAAGGGTCAATGTGCCCTGCTGACGGTCGGGCGCTCCGACAAGCTGCAGCGCTTTAGGCTGATAATCCAGATGGGTGAGCGCCTTGAACACGTCGGGCGACACTAAAATACCGTCCATAATGTAAGGCGTTGTGTCGTAGATGTCGTCTAGTTCGACGAGCACGTCCATTAGCGCGTTGACGGTGAGGCCGGCCACGCCACCAGTCAGTGTTATTGCCGGCTTCTTTTCGGCTTGCGTGGCCAGATCCTCGAACGTGGCGCGCGCGTCGGTCTCAATCGCGGTAGCGTACTGGAACGCAAGGTCAGTGAAGATCTCGTTAAGAATCACCGGGCTAGTGGTGCGCTCGATCACCTGCCGGGTCACTTCATCAGTGACACCACCATACGTGTTGACTGTGGCGCTTCCGACCGTCCACGTGGCGGGCTTGCCCTGTGGCAGCTTTGCGCCCTCGGTGGTCTGCTTGCCAACCTTAAGGGTGCTCGTGTCATCGCGGCGCGCGTATTCCATCGTCATGCCCTTATCGGGCAGCGGCACGACGGTAAACGTGTTCTTAATGCGCTGCTTGGCTTCCATGCGCTTAGAAAGATCACCAAGCCAGACGGGGCGGTTGATGGCCTCGAACTGCTTAGAAGTGACTGCTTCCCTGAGCTGCAGCGCCTTTTCATCGTGCCTCTTGTATGCGGCGACGTACTCGCCAAGAGAGTTGAAAGCGGGCGCGGCGGGCGCTTCACGCTTTTCACTCATCACGGCTACTGACCGCTCCAAGGTGGCCAGTCGGTCGTTAATTTCGGCCTCGTCGATCTCGACGCGGCTAGTGGTAGTGTCGGTCATTTCATGTGCTCCTTGTTCGTCTCGGTGGTTAGTAATGGTTGCTGTGTCGTATGCGGGGAACTCGACAACGGAAAACTCGCGGGCTTTCACCTCAAGCCACGTGACATGAACCGTGCCGGTCTCGTCCTCGGTGACTTCTTTACTAATGGGGTCAAAGCCAATACTCATGCGGGTTAAAACGCCGTCTTTGATGAGTTGCCAGACCTCGTTGCCTCGGTCGGTCTGACTGATAACGCCGGTAATCTCTAGGCCGGCCTCAGTGTCAGTTGTGCTCGTGATGCGTCCGATAGGTTCGCGGTGCGCGTATCGTAAGATTGCGCCGGTTGCGTCAACGCTTCCGGGGGCGAACTGCTCCCTGTAGTCGTCCCATAGGTTGATCTCGGTGCCGTAGGGCACGCCTATACCAGTGATTTCGCGCGCCTCGTGGTCAACGCTTCTGATCTCTAAAGATCGCTCCTGACGCTTGTTTAGATCAATCATTAGTGGTGCTCCCTGCTGGCTGTGTGAGTGGTGGCAGATCCTCTAGCGCCCTGACCTCGTTAACGGTTTGGAATCCGCAAGCCAGGGCGATTTGATAGGCCTGATAGCGCGTGAGCGTGTCCGAACGCAATAGGCCGGAATAGTTGAACTTGACGCGCTGGCCTCGAACCGTCATGCGCGTTAATTCGTCTTCGATCGTGCGCGTGTACTGCGTGAGCGTGAAACGGGCAAAGCTGATCCATTCCTGCTCCACGTTTGCGTAGGTCTGGCTATTGCCCTCTACTGCTGCCAGTAGCAATGAGGCCGGCACGCCGAAAAGTCGGGCAATGCTCGTGGTGTCGAACTGCCTTGCCTCTATCCATTGCGCTTCGCGCGGCGCAACGCTTAAAGGCTGGTATTTCATGCCCTTTGGTAGGGCTTTGACGCGCGCGGGGTTATACGCGCGGTTGAGTTCGGCACCTGTTTCCGGGTCGCGGTTGTTATAGGCGGCGATAATGTCTCTGGCTTCGTCGCGGGTCATGTCCTGATCGGTGGTGATAATGCCTGACGGCTGGCCAGTCGCGTCAAAATACTTGCTTGCGTAGTCGCGCGTGTTGATCGCGCCTCTAATGTCAGTGGCTGCTGCCTGTATCGGCCCTAAGCCGGTCACGGTGCCGGGCATCGTGAACAGTTTGCAGTGACCCACGCGCTCGCGCCCGTATGTCTTGCCATCAACTGCGTAGAGTGTGCGCCGCTTGGCGGGGTCGTAGATGGGTTGGACGAGATGGGGATCTAAAGGGGTGAGTTGCGCGGGCGCGCCTCGGTATTCGCCCTCTGCGAGAAAATAGGCGTTGCCGGTGAGTGCAAGGCTGGTGGTTAGTGCTTCCACGAAGTCGCCGCGGGAGTATTCGAGGCTAGGCGCTCTGATGACTGACGGGGTGGCAGATTCTTCAATGCGCTTACCGTCTCGCTCCACGTAGTACGGCATCGACGCAACGGTGTTGGAGATGATGGAGACGGCGCGGTAGACGGCTGCGAGGGAGACGGCTTCACGGCTTGCCACGCCCGGCGCGTCGGTACGGGCGGGCGGCACTGTGCCGGTTGGTGATTTGCGTACCGGCACCGCTTGCGCGCGGCCTATGAGTGTGTCCCATGCGTCCCTGATTCTCATACCGCACATAATGCGCGCGGCCTTGCTCTATCACCTAGGAATGTGGCACCCTCGGGCACACGGTGGAACACCTAGGCAAAGATCATGGGCGCGTGCCTCTCTGCTACGTGGGTTGCGCCATACAGTGCGACCGATGCAGCGATAAACGGCATGGGGTCGGTCTCGGACTTATCGCGGTCGATCCTGCTTCGACCGTTGACGGTTTTCAGATGTAGGCCGGCGACTGCATCAGTGAACGCCTGTGAGTGGTCATGTCGTAGGGTTTTGATGTCTTTCGCGGCTTCGAGTAGCGCGGCATCGCCTATCTGACGCTCGTTAAGACCGGCAGTGTTAATGTCTACTGCTTCGGTGCGCTCGATCAGATCGATAATGCGCATGTTTGCGCCGGCCTTGTCTAGCCAGATCGCGGCATCTGGGTAGGCCTGTTTGAGCTGCACGAGGGCAGGTATCACCCAATTGAGGCCGGCACTCTGCTTAACGAGCGCTATACATGGGCGCTCATCTTCTAGCCACGCTGCCACGATGCACGCGCCGTAAGATCTTGCGGATAACTCCACGCCAAACGCCGGGCGGGCGATTTCGCCGGCCTCGTCTAAGTCTTGCCACTCTGGGATCAGTT
The sequence above is a segment of the Schaalia radingae genome. Coding sequences within it:
- a CDS encoding HK97 family phage prohead protease, which produces MIDLNKRQERSLEIRSVDHEAREITGIGVPYGTEINLWDDYREQFAPGSVDATGAILRYAHREPIGRITSTTDTEAGLEITGVISQTDRGNEVWQLIKDGVLTRMSIGFDPISKEVTEDETGTVHVTWLEVKAREFSVVEFPAYDTATITNHRDEQGAHEMTDTTTSRVEIDEAEINDRLATLERSVAVMSEKREAPAAPAFNSLGEYVAAYKRHDEKALQLREAVTSKQFEAINRPVWLGDLSKRMEAKQRIKNTFTVVPLPDKGMTMEYARRDDTSTLKVGKQTTEGAKLPQGKPATWTVGSATVNTYGGVTDEVTRQVIERTTSPVILNEIFTDLAFQYATAIETDARATFEDLATQAEKKPAITLTGGVAGLTVNALMDVLVELDDIYDTTPYIMDGILVSPDVFKALTHLDYQPKALQLVGAPDRQQGTLTLGAVGSADIGPVTVKRVPNWHGAHMAAYSKEAMTTAESSGAPLRLEDEDITTLTKQFAVYGYAAMYSAHPDLIKAIKLGE
- a CDS encoding phage tail protein, translated to MGSPAIMKIKILGDSKPAQKAMSGAERAIGKFSSKFGAAAPLVQAGMVAAVAAVPALAAAAVKGLYDIGSQFDEMSDTIRVGTGATGNALDGLIDDAKAVGAQVPADLDKIGTVVADLNTRTGLAGETLQQLAGQVLEAGRMLGEDIDISRVTGAFNAFNIEGTDTTAAMDTLFRVSQSTGIGMNDLSDKVSKAAPALQGLGLSFDQSAALAGALDKAGLDTGKTLNSMSKGLVELAKSGEAPADAFNRVTGEISGMIDKGDEAGALDLAGKLFGTRGAPQFVQAIKQGALNMDDLSAIAQGSGDSIMDLGKETMDAAEYWDLLKNNTKLALEPLGSAVFSTVGEALGKIVELIQSFDGSKFAAAFDSPALQRGKEAVKGIFDAFVSFGQQVWPMIQSIAQALQPVFATVFNTVSGALQAIWQVISGALNVIKGIIQVVTSVITGDWQGAWDGIKSIVAGAWQAIQGAIGYALNMVKGIITGALTLIQSIFGNAWNAICNLVVGAWNWITGAISSGVSRAVGFVRELPGKAVGALAGIGSRLYSAGRDLIQGFINGITGMAGRVWDSVTSIASSAVDKVKGFLGIASPSKVFTEIGRFTGLGLVKGLDSTRAAVTRSAENLMSIPAAQPMSITGAPAQGQQAAPIINITVNGALDPLSVARQISDILREQQYRMGTIKLGGAA
- a CDS encoding phage portal protein yields the protein MRIRDAWDTLIGRAQAVPVRKSPTGTVPPARTDAPGVASREAVSLAAVYRAVSIISNTVASMPYYVERDGKRIEESATPSVIRAPSLEYSRGDFVEALTTSLALTGNAYFLAEGEYRGAPAQLTPLDPHLVQPIYDPAKRRTLYAVDGKTYGRERVGHCKLFTMPGTVTGLGPIQAAATDIRGAINTRDYASKYFDATGQPSGIITTDQDMTRDEARDIIAAYNNRDPETGAELNRAYNPARVKALPKGMKYQPLSVAPREAQWIEARQFDTTSIARLFGVPASLLLAAVEGNSQTYANVEQEWISFARFTLTQYTRTIEDELTRMTVRGQRVKFNYSGLLRSDTLTRYQAYQIALACGFQTVNEVRALEDLPPLTQPAGSTTND